One segment of Bacteroides caecimuris DNA contains the following:
- a CDS encoding fimbrillin family protein: protein MNTNVKLLGMTVMLSMTFAACSNDELVERNHHDAPISFTTRVTTRATETKLENLHAFRVYADANGYDKMFIAGDTAKKSGNGSTYILQNSQKENYFWPSDVDKIRFWAYGPAGCDHEEDNIIIEPNITAGGQTFGDFTPKVDMSVGGKNHQDFVVAFTEAVRSETSGMKVKLEFKHALSQIVVNATCGMGRNVSIKGAWLMNVHGSGKLTFDNEKAENGEGFDGLKYKNYMNWAYADATEPDKNKANYGVVYPDNQTENLDQTKRSLISNTNSLMLIPQKIEKQEITKDSKAESYKGAYILLLCRVEVVHPGAEHKEDGEENNSATEAEATHTHQLFPVTNEKNTKEYGYTCVPIALDWQPGVKYAYNLNFCGANSGAGIYPPDGVETIKGLPTSNENLTIIKRPGGKNPGDLVLDAPITFEVSVGGWEPIDNEGNSGQEDEDTPMN from the coding sequence ATGAACACAAATGTAAAATTATTAGGAATGACCGTAATGCTTTCCATGACGTTTGCAGCTTGTTCAAACGACGAATTAGTGGAAAGAAACCACCATGATGCACCTATTTCATTCACTACAAGAGTGACGACACGTGCAACTGAAACCAAGCTTGAAAATCTTCATGCATTTCGTGTCTATGCCGATGCTAACGGATATGACAAGATGTTTATTGCCGGAGACACAGCTAAAAAATCGGGAAACGGCAGCACATACATTTTGCAAAATTCACAAAAAGAAAATTATTTTTGGCCGTCAGATGTAGATAAAATCCGATTTTGGGCATATGGTCCTGCAGGATGCGATCATGAAGAAGATAACATTATTATAGAACCTAACATAACTGCTGGTGGTCAAACATTCGGTGATTTTACTCCTAAAGTTGACATGAGCGTAGGAGGAAAAAACCACCAAGATTTTGTGGTAGCTTTTACAGAAGCCGTTCGAAGTGAGACTTCTGGTATGAAAGTAAAATTGGAATTTAAACATGCATTATCGCAGATCGTAGTAAATGCTACATGTGGCATGGGTAGAAACGTATCTATAAAAGGAGCATGGCTAATGAATGTACATGGAAGTGGAAAACTAACATTTGACAACGAAAAAGCTGAGAATGGTGAGGGGTTCGATGGGCTCAAATATAAAAATTACATGAATTGGGCGTATGCAGATGCTACAGAGCCAGATAAAAATAAAGCCAACTATGGTGTCGTCTATCCTGATAATCAAACAGAAAATCTCGATCAGACCAAACGCAGTTTAATCTCTAATACAAACAGTTTGATGCTTATTCCACAAAAAATCGAAAAACAGGAGATTACTAAAGACTCCAAGGCAGAAAGTTATAAGGGAGCATACATCTTATTGCTTTGCCGCGTGGAAGTTGTCCATCCTGGAGCAGAACACAAAGAAGATGGAGAAGAAAACAATTCTGCAACAGAGGCTGAAGCCACACATACCCATCAACTCTTCCCTGTTACAAATGAAAAAAATACAAAAGAATATGGATATACTTGTGTACCTATTGCACTTGATTGGCAGCCGGGAGTGAAGTATGCATACAATCTTAACTTCTGCGGTGCAAACAGTGGTGCCGGAATTTATCCGCCAGATGGCGTAGAAACTATAAAAGGCCTACCTACATCAAATGAAAATTTGACAATTATAAAGCGTCCGGGCGGAAAGAATCCGGGAGACCTTGTTCTTGATGCTCCGATTACTTTTGAAGTATCAGTGGGAGGCTGGGAACCTATCGATAATGAAGGAAACTCAGGACAAGAAGATGAAGATACTCCAATGAACTAA
- a CDS encoding fimbrillin family protein, with protein sequence MAVTCSVSSCTDDTFNKYQQENTGLLTFDVKVPGNWTNGLSRAATDISIKRMSQSAHAEPLYLVTEISEVAADAAASDAVAKEAATRGSMVNSTDDFHTNFGLSAICYTGAWPEEEPTDWGTDFAHNLKIEKKEEGIWKSAEKLNWLGSGGIRFFAYSPYSSSDNGIVHSDKNQGGIPTLTYTVPTDVTKQQDLMTAMEDCPGGQGGAVNLNFEHALTAVTIKTGTKMLSGEVTEITISGVCGKGTCQIGAKNWEPDKDHADCSFSIKEEIKLDENKDDLMTKPGIELNKDEEGYTFMMIPQTLTDKATLTIVFADSISKTPHILTAELQKYTKDKTWVAGKKYTYSVNTTGIIVEPIIEMKINRANTLYPNGGYKGIDVITLTEDNLYTKMTEADKLEYLPVSGFLNDVSIAAYTRVVQASATDDESKEQIRKLDFKIEWSTDEGKTWEPAPSGNSNMGWRPDAPSTQTVADETDGKYPSVNGSILLPAQPQFTYMQNFLYGEGTTIEQAKLPKTVEDPGKGTATDPYDLVNNNTVAKESANCYIVNNYGYYTFPAYYGNTYGKDGNTSSYIHEGDIPSNVEDLVLPNFVDHNDQKITKGSIDGVANAILLWQDSPDLVTDVKLNEKKNGWVSFRVPKETINQGNAVIAVRNSEGTILWSWHIWVTHRKWDDSSCITMSNENLNQHGRSFIITPCNLGYCEPHEGDPERKIYMRFVADPKLVNGSSNGNGVILNKQITINGAPRLSSEKEAVAVITFTQPKITKSAAGDNTYYQWGRKDAMLPGVHNEDTYKNGLTGDRSALNEELDMVNKMFYSTEEFRFTSAETAQSIGKSIQLPHKFFIHKRPPTDDGKGVNGTPDDPVNNYKRRHWHDGTNTSYDLQTIMNYWNTQLVQSGNAHFVYNVTEKQNYKLPPNDQYVVKTIYDPSPAGFKIPPIKAFADFFDDVELELVPDPKPNNPDNKKTKGKPNADELHDKSSDFVGWKVDNINGRTFYFPATGVRDMGIKYKDIDYGTYPGFASITYIATSGFHDSGGTGSSCLILSIDKRNNDFFNHTKPVDGTNNAYGFTVRPIRDGQTGTGN encoded by the coding sequence ATGGCAGTAACATGTTCCGTATCGTCCTGCACAGACGACACGTTTAATAAATATCAACAAGAAAACACCGGTTTGCTTACATTCGATGTAAAAGTACCAGGCAATTGGACCAATGGTTTGTCTCGTGCTGCTACGGATATAAGTATCAAGAGAATGTCGCAATCTGCTCATGCGGAGCCACTATATCTTGTCACTGAAATATCAGAAGTTGCCGCAGATGCGGCAGCTTCTGATGCAGTGGCAAAAGAAGCGGCAACCCGCGGCTCTATGGTTAACTCTACCGACGATTTCCACACTAACTTCGGACTTTCCGCCATCTGCTACACCGGTGCATGGCCTGAAGAAGAGCCAACCGATTGGGGCACTGATTTTGCACATAATCTAAAAATAGAAAAAAAAGAAGAAGGAATATGGAAATCGGCAGAAAAGTTGAACTGGTTAGGATCGGGCGGAATACGTTTCTTTGCCTACTCTCCATATTCTTCTTCGGATAACGGTATAGTTCATTCAGACAAAAACCAAGGCGGCATTCCGACGCTTACCTACACCGTCCCCACAGACGTGACAAAGCAACAAGACCTCATGACAGCAATGGAAGACTGCCCCGGAGGTCAAGGAGGTGCGGTAAATCTAAATTTCGAGCATGCGCTGACCGCTGTCACCATAAAAACGGGTACAAAGATGCTTTCCGGAGAAGTCACCGAAATAACGATTTCCGGAGTGTGCGGAAAAGGTACTTGTCAGATAGGAGCGAAAAACTGGGAACCCGACAAAGACCACGCTGATTGCAGTTTCAGCATAAAGGAAGAAATAAAACTGGATGAGAATAAAGACGACCTGATGACCAAGCCCGGCATTGAGTTGAATAAAGACGAAGAAGGATATACCTTCATGATGATTCCTCAAACACTCACGGATAAGGCTACGCTGACCATAGTCTTTGCAGACAGTATTTCGAAAACACCCCATATTCTTACTGCCGAACTGCAAAAGTATACGAAAGACAAGACATGGGTGGCAGGGAAAAAATATACTTACTCTGTCAATACCACCGGCATCATAGTAGAACCGATTATTGAAATGAAAATCAATCGGGCTAACACCTTGTATCCTAATGGCGGTTATAAAGGTATAGACGTTATAACCCTTACAGAAGACAATCTGTATACAAAAATGACAGAGGCTGATAAACTGGAATATCTTCCGGTCAGCGGCTTTCTGAATGACGTAAGCATTGCCGCATACACCCGTGTGGTGCAAGCCAGTGCGACAGATGATGAGTCGAAAGAGCAGATTCGGAAGCTTGATTTTAAGATTGAATGGTCTACTGATGAAGGGAAAACCTGGGAACCTGCGCCTTCCGGCAACTCCAATATGGGATGGCGACCGGACGCCCCTTCCACTCAAACCGTTGCGGATGAAACCGATGGGAAGTATCCCTCCGTAAACGGAAGCATACTTCTACCTGCACAACCACAATTTACATATATGCAGAATTTCTTGTATGGAGAAGGGACGACTATAGAACAAGCAAAGCTGCCCAAAACTGTTGAAGACCCAGGAAAAGGAACAGCAACAGACCCATACGATTTGGTCAACAATAATACAGTGGCAAAAGAAAGTGCCAACTGCTATATTGTGAATAATTATGGTTATTACACATTTCCGGCTTACTATGGAAATACTTATGGTAAGGATGGCAATACCTCATCTTATATACATGAAGGGGATATTCCAAGCAATGTTGAAGATTTGGTACTTCCCAACTTTGTAGATCACAATGACCAAAAGATCACAAAAGGTAGTATTGATGGCGTGGCGAATGCTATACTGCTATGGCAAGACAGCCCGGACCTTGTTACCGATGTGAAACTGAACGAGAAAAAAAACGGTTGGGTATCTTTCCGTGTACCCAAAGAGACCATCAACCAAGGCAATGCCGTAATTGCCGTGCGTAACAGCGAAGGAACTATTTTATGGAGCTGGCATATATGGGTCACCCATCGTAAGTGGGACGATTCTTCCTGTATAACGATGTCGAATGAGAATCTGAATCAACACGGTCGGTCGTTTATCATAACGCCTTGCAACCTTGGTTATTGCGAACCGCATGAAGGAGATCCTGAAAGAAAAATATATATGCGTTTTGTCGCTGATCCTAAACTAGTAAATGGCAGCAGCAATGGCAATGGAGTTATACTGAATAAACAGATAACAATCAACGGAGCACCCAGGCTATCTTCTGAGAAAGAAGCCGTTGCCGTCATTACGTTTACTCAACCCAAAATTACAAAGTCCGCAGCCGGTGACAACACCTATTATCAATGGGGACGTAAGGATGCGATGCTACCAGGTGTGCACAATGAGGATACTTATAAGAATGGTCTGACTGGAGATCGATCAGCTCTAAATGAAGAGCTTGACATGGTGAATAAAATGTTCTATTCAACCGAGGAATTCCGTTTCACTTCAGCTGAAACTGCCCAAAGTATCGGAAAAAGCATACAACTTCCACATAAGTTTTTTATACATAAGCGGCCACCGACTGATGATGGTAAGGGTGTCAATGGTACCCCAGATGATCCGGTGAACAACTATAAACGGCGTCATTGGCACGATGGAACAAATACTAGTTATGACCTACAAACCATCATGAACTATTGGAATACGCAATTGGTTCAGAGTGGGAACGCACACTTTGTCTACAATGTTACAGAAAAACAAAATTACAAACTACCACCTAATGATCAATATGTTGTCAAAACAATATATGATCCCTCACCGGCAGGATTTAAAATTCCGCCTATTAAGGCTTTTGCTGATTTTTTTGATGATGTAGAATTGGAACTAGTACCTGACCCCAAACCCAATAATCCCGATAATAAAAAAACTAAAGGTAAACCAAATGCAGATGAACTCCACGATAAATCTAGTGATTTTGTAGGATGGAAGGTTGATAATATTAACGGAAGAACATTTTATTTCCCCGCTACCGGAGTACGTGATATGGGAATAAAGTACAAAGATATAGACTATGGTACATATCCAGGCTTTGCTTCAATAACATACATAGCAACATCCGGATTTCACGATAGCGGTGGCACCGGCTCAAGTTGCTTGATACTCAGTATTGATAAAAGAAATAATGATTTTTTTAATCATACTAAACCTGTTGATGGCACCAACAACGCATACGGTTTCACCGTCCGCCCCATCCGTGATGGACAAACGGGAACAGGAAACTAA
- a CDS encoding helix-turn-helix domain-containing protein — MLEVKRPKSWLKSVSAFANGKGGTLIFGISDDDRIVGLADAESDAEKISEEIKSKLDPVPAVNLEPKEVDGKKLVLLHVYPGEETPYYYIGDKQRLAFVRVGNESVTANRIQLKSLVLKGSGRTYDSLPSGYKFEDMAFSKRRYDRRQVYSTVESSYRALQKKKSIVSRFLQPIGAYGETR; from the coding sequence ATGCTTGAGGTCAAGCGTCCTAAAAGTTGGCTCAAAAGTGTATCAGCTTTTGCCAATGGCAAAGGCGGTACATTGATATTCGGCATCAGTGATGATGACCGTATTGTCGGGCTTGCTGACGCAGAAAGTGATGCCGAGAAAATAAGTGAAGAGATTAAGAGCAAACTTGATCCGGTTCCGGCAGTCAATCTTGAGCCTAAGGAGGTTGACGGAAAGAAGTTGGTGTTATTGCATGTTTATCCGGGAGAGGAAACCCCATATTACTATATTGGCGACAAACAACGTCTTGCATTTGTCCGCGTGGGTAATGAATCAGTTACAGCAAACCGTATTCAATTGAAAAGTCTTGTTTTGAAAGGATCTGGTCGCACTTATGATAGTCTGCCATCCGGTTATAAGTTTGAAGATATGGCATTCTCTAAACGGAGGTATGATAGACGGCAGGTTTATTCAACAGTTGAATCCTCTTACCGTGCCCTCCAAAAGAAGAAATCCATTGTTAGCCGATTTCTTCAACCGATTGGGGCTTATGGAGAGACGCGGTAG
- a CDS encoding ATP-binding protein: MIDGRFIQQLNPLTVPSKRRNPLLADFFNRLGLMERRGSGMKKIIDSYKRFERLPNYHIPEFQSNASEFHVVLWNLNYGSDSVIDEKEFLKEAIGTGKEFLKAQRLIYKMISTNPGITIAEMAVNIGVSDRQVRKYIKRMTDMKFIVREGGRKNGIWKIIDGDYEDFFRRI; this comes from the coding sequence ATGATAGACGGCAGGTTTATTCAACAGTTGAATCCTCTTACCGTGCCCTCCAAAAGAAGAAATCCATTGTTAGCCGATTTCTTCAACCGATTGGGGCTTATGGAGAGACGCGGTAGCGGAATGAAGAAGATTATTGATTCCTATAAGAGGTTTGAGCGTTTGCCTAATTATCATATTCCTGAATTTCAATCAAATGCGTCTGAATTTCATGTAGTATTATGGAACTTGAATTATGGAAGCGATAGCGTAATAGATGAGAAAGAGTTCCTGAAAGAGGCTATAGGAACGGGAAAAGAGTTCCTAAAAGCGCAGCGGCTGATTTACAAAATGATTTCTACGAATCCGGGAATCACGATTGCCGAAATGGCTGTAAATATAGGAGTTTCTGACCGCCAAGTGCGTAAATACATAAAGAGAATGACAGATATGAAGTTCATTGTCAGGGAAGGAGGACGAAAGAACGGGATATGGAAAATAATAGACGGTGATTATGAAGACTTCTTTCGAAGAATATAA
- a CDS encoding PG0541 family transporter-associated protein: MKSILITFDQAYYERIIALLDRMNCRGFTYLDRVQGRGSKTGEPHYGSHAWPSMCSAIITVVEDTKVDPLLDTLHKMDLETEQLGLRAFVWGIERTI; this comes from the coding sequence ATGAAATCTATATTAATAACATTCGACCAGGCTTATTACGAGCGCATCATAGCATTGCTCGACCGTATGAATTGCCGTGGGTTTACGTATTTGGATAGGGTGCAGGGACGCGGTTCCAAGACAGGCGAACCGCATTACGGCAGCCATGCATGGCCCAGTATGTGTTCCGCCATCATCACGGTGGTGGAAGATACGAAGGTAGACCCGTTGCTGGATACCTTGCATAAGATGGACTTGGAAACCGAGCAGTTAGGCTTGCGCGCCTTTGTGTGGGGTATCGAACGGACGATTTAA